One Glycine soja cultivar W05 chromosome 2, ASM419377v2, whole genome shotgun sequence genomic region harbors:
- the LOC114379312 gene encoding thioredoxin H2-like, with the protein MGANLSNMENAHKSSKSSSDHILTFHSTAKWKTHFDASKETNKLMVIDFTATWCGPCKSMDPIIQEYAAKYTNVEFIKIDVDELMGVSQEFQVHAMPTFILIKKGKVVDKVVGAKKEELQKLIEKHLN; encoded by the exons ATGGGAGCCAACTTATCCAACATGGAGAATGCTCATAAATCATCAAAGTCATCATCAGACCACATTCTCACCTTCCATTCCACTGCTAAATGGAAGACTCATTTTGATGCTTCCAAAGAAACTAACAAGTTG ATGGTAATCGATTTCACGGCTACATGGTGTGGACCTTGCAAATCCATGGACCCAATTATCCAAGAGTATGCTGCAAAGTACACCAACGTGGAATTCATCAAAATTGATGTGGATGAGTTGATG GGGGTCTCTCAAGAATTCCAGGTGCATGCAATGCCAACATTCATATTGATAAAGAAAGGAAAAGTTGTTGATAAGGTGGTGGGTGCAAAAAAGGAAGAGCTGCAAAAGCTTATAGAGAAGCATCTAAACTGA
- the LOC114369409 gene encoding uncharacterized protein LOC114369409: protein MYEDPVRIVEELRGIQKPISSKSQKGKNTPHVDDHFMPRTIPEAQPNLKSVLQNMQIVEKCDKAIAKWMIDALVPFNVVSSAYYQPMIDAISSISLGYKAPNFYRICDPLLNMWVDDVRNLIESYKEVWKETGCTLMANGWTDRSRRTLINFLIYCLKGTVFLRLLEKEFPKLYLSSCAAHCINLMLQDFGKFEEVCGRDILHPAPTQFATNFIALQIILAQKNALMAMVTSKDWIGSTYAKYSKAKKFVEQILDSGFWKQCANIVKLTKSLINGGIVKDVMFHNYKNWLFVF from the exons ATGTATGAAGATCCTGTGAGAATAGTTGAGGAATTAAGAGGAATTCAAAAACCAATTTCTTCCAAGTCTCAAAAGGGGAAGAACACTCCTCATGTAGATGATCATTTCATGCCTAGAACAATTCCTGAAGCTCAACCTAACTTGAAGAGTGTCTTGCAAAATATGCAAATTGTAGAAAAGTGTGACAAAGCCATTGCAAAATGGATGATAGATGCTTTAGTGCCATTTAATGTAGTTAGCTCGGCATATTATCAACCTATGATTGATGCTATTAGTAGCATAAGTCTAGGGTATAAAGCTCCAAATTTTTATAGAATTTGTGATCCTTTGTTAAATATGTGGGTTGATGATGTGAGGAACCTTATTGAAAGTTACAAAGAAGTTTGGAAGGAAACTGGATGTACTCTGATGGCTAATGGGTGGACTGACCGCTCTAGGAGAACTctcattaattttcttatttattgtcTTAAAGGGACTGTTTTCTTAAG GTTATTAGAAAAAGAGTTTCCTAAATTATATTTGTCTTCTTGTGCTGCTCACTGCATTAATTTGATGTTGCAAGACTTTGGGAAATTTGAGGAAGTAT GTGGAAGAGATATACTTCATCCAGCTCCAACTCAATTTGCAACTAATTTCATTGCCTTGCAAATCATATTGGCTCAAAAGAATGCATTGATGGCTATGGTGACATCTAAGGATTGGATAGGATCAACTTATGCCAAATACTCCAAGGCTAAAAAATTTGTGGAACAAATCTTGGACTCTGGTTTTTGGAAACAATGTGCTAATATTGTGAAGCTTACAAAATCATTG ATCAATGGTGGGATTGTTAAGGATGTAATGTTCCACAATTACAAAAATTGGTTATTCGTGTTTTAA